Part of the Bacteriovorax stolpii genome, TCAAAAAACTTCTTCTCGATAATCACGCCAATGTGAAGAGCGTCTTCACTTTGAAGAAAGTCGGCCATGAAATTTTTATTTTTAATAAAATAGATATGACGAGGCAGATATTCTGTGGAATCGGTAATCCCTTCAACCGCGAGTGCTTCGTCGGATTCGGTGATTAATTGAAAACTTTGCTCGAACTTAATTAGGTTTCCTAGTTTCATTAGGGACCCCTTACATAGTGAAGGGACCCGACAGTCACATTCACCATCGGGTCCCTTTCTTTATTTAAAAAAATTTACTTCTGACTATTTTGGGAATTTTTTGTTGTATGCTTTTACAACTTCATCAGTCAGGTCTTTTTCAGACTTAGCGTATAGGATTGGAGCTGTCGCTGCTTCATACACTAGGTCAACATCTGATGCTTTTGAAACTTCATCAACAACAGATTTAACTCTCTCTAGGATTGGAGTTTTAAGTTTTTGTTCCATATCCTGGATTTCTTTTTGGAAACCAGCAGTTTTTTGTTGGATCGCAATGATCTTTTCCTGGATTTCTCTTTCTTTCTTAGCTTTTTCTTTATCGTTGATTACAGATGCTTTCTTTGAGTAGTCATCTTGTAGTTTTTTGATTGAATCTTCTTCTTTCTTTAAGATAGCTTGCTTCTCATCGAAAGATTTTTTAAGTTGGTCGCGTACAGCAACACCTTGGTTAACAGTGATTAGAACTTTTTGTACGTCAACTTTACCTACTGTAACTGCTGAAAAAGCAGAAGTTGTCATTACAAGGGCCAAAGTAGCAATAAGTGCTTTCATCGAATACTCCTTCATATTTTAGAATAATTGTCCTATATCAAAGTGGAATTGAGAACCTTGTTCTTTGAATTTTCCAGTTAAAGGATAACCGAATTCAAAGCGCAGAACCCCAATTGGCGAGAACCATCTAAATCCAAATCCATAATCAGTATAAACCTTAACGTTTTTCAAGTCACCTGCGTGGCCTGCATCAAAGAAAAGAACCCATTTTAGTCCGGCTTCTCTTGAAAGTGGATGCTGCAACTCGAAATTGGTAAACGACATGAACTGTCCACCCAGGTTGAAGTCTTGGACAACTCCATCGGTTCCTTTCATGCGTGTCGTTGGTCCGATATCTTCATATGAGTAACCGCGAAGGTTTCTCGATCCCCCAAGTGTGAACTTTTCAGTTCTTGGGATTTTTCTTGAATCAACCTGGTCGATTTTCCCAGCGTAGAAACGCGTTCTGAAAATCAAATCTCCAATAACTGGATAATAACCACGGCCTTCAGCTTCGTTCTTTAACCATTTTTTGTCACCACCAACACCAGTGTATTCTGTTGAATAGCTCAGGTAATACCCTTTTCTCGGGTCAGACCTGTCGTCGCGCTTGTCGTGTACAATAGATGTTTGGATAGAAGAAGCCAGACCATTTTCAAGTGCTTTATCAATTGTCGGGTCATCAACAGATTTAATTGTTGTATCTTCTAATTTGTATGTCACATAAAGGTTGGTAAACGTCATGATTGGGTAACCCACGCGAACATTTAGCCCTTTTCTTCTTTCGCTGTATGAAGAAGATGTATCGTTATTAGAAACGAAAACCCCTCCACCA contains:
- a CDS encoding OmpH family outer membrane protein; the encoded protein is MKALIATLALVMTTSAFSAVTVGKVDVQKVLITVNQGVAVRDQLKKSFDEKQAILKKEEDSIKKLQDDYSKKASVINDKEKAKKEREIQEKIIAIQQKTAGFQKEIQDMEQKLKTPILERVKSVVDEVSKASDVDLVYEAATAPILYAKSEKDLTDEVVKAYNKKFPK